From a single Methanomicrobium sp. W14 genomic region:
- the cbiB gene encoding adenosylcobinamide-phosphate synthase CbiB codes for MALPALILVLSVIVDRITGDPHSRFHPVALLGSFISIWGKPCLYPEYLQRFSGVILALFTALLFSTPFYLFERYAPLVVFVVGAPFFLKACFAWRSLEEHVKSVENAFMTGGGRNEVQMLVSRDACVLNDEEILSAAYESMAENLVDSVVSPLFYFTFFGLLGAAFFRAFNTMDAMLGYMDERIRLGWFSARTDDVLNYVPARFTGLILVLYFAVRGNLSFAWRTFLRDRKKRGGFNGGIPMSLIAGGCRTAFVKPGVYVIGEGERSLFDARGDILSAFRWTAGISAVIFACILMVSGEVLFSIIYTF; via the coding sequence ATGGCGTTGCCGGCCTTAATTCTTGTTTTATCGGTCATCGTCGACAGGATAACCGGTGACCCCCACAGCAGGTTTCATCCTGTTGCACTTCTCGGAAGTTTTATAAGTATATGGGGAAAGCCATGTCTGTACCCTGAGTACCTGCAGAGGTTTTCGGGTGTAATATTAGCTCTGTTTACGGCTCTTCTGTTTTCAACACCGTTTTATCTCTTTGAAAGGTATGCTCCGCTGGTTGTTTTTGTTGTCGGGGCGCCGTTTTTCCTTAAAGCATGCTTTGCCTGGAGGTCGCTTGAGGAGCACGTCAAAAGTGTGGAAAACGCTTTTATGACAGGCGGTGGAAGAAACGAGGTCCAGATGCTTGTTTCAAGGGATGCCTGTGTACTTAATGACGAGGAAATTCTTTCGGCCGCGTACGAGTCGATGGCGGAAAACCTCGTGGACTCTGTGGTGTCGCCTCTGTTTTATTTCACGTTTTTCGGTCTTTTAGGCGCCGCATTCTTCAGGGCTTTTAATACGATGGACGCAATGCTCGGGTATATGGACGAAAGGATAAGGCTTGGTTGGTTTTCCGCACGGACAGACGACGTTTTGAACTATGTTCCCGCAAGGTTCACAGGTCTTATACTTGTCCTCTATTTTGCGGTAAGAGGAAATTTGTCTTTCGCGTGGAGGACGTTTTTGCGTGACAGGAAAAAAAGGGGAGGTTTCAACGGAGGCATTCCGATGTCGCTTATAGCAGGCGGCTGCAGGACGGCTTTTGTAAAACCCGGAGTATATGTTATAGGAGAAGGAGAGAGAAGCCTTTTTGATGCACGCGGCGACATTTTGTCTGCGTTCAGGTGGACTGCCGGCATATCGGCGGTTATATTTGCATGTATTCTTATGGTTTCAGGAGAAGTGCTTTTCAGCATTATCTATACATTCTGA
- a CDS encoding methytransferase partner Trm112, producing the protein MRMSTYDILCCPVCKGDLKLTVKKKETLESGEEDIIEGTLSCGRCMVDYPISEGIPDLLPREKKE; encoded by the coding sequence ATGAGGATGTCAACTTACGATATACTGTGCTGTCCTGTGTGCAAAGGCGATCTGAAACTGACAGTAAAGAAGAAGGAAACGCTTGAAAGCGGCGAAGAGGACATAATAGAAGGGACTTTAAGCTGTGGCAGATGCATGGTCGATTATCCTATATCCGAAGGTATTCCTGACCTTTTGCCGCGCGAAAAAAAGGAATAA
- a CDS encoding adenylosuccinate synthetase, whose product MSCTIIVGGFFGDEGKGKIVAHVAHKDKPSIISRGGVGPNAGHTVKVKDNEYGVRMIPSGFVYPGAKLLIGSGVLVDPNVLKNEVERLGVEDRIFIDARCGIIEAEHIAQDKGNEYLSKKIGSTGTGCGPANVARVNRTAKQAKDIPELKKYLTDAAVEINSALDRGENVILEGTQGFGISLYFGTYPFVTSKDTSASQIAADNGVGPTRIDDVIVVFKAYPTRVGEGPFGTEMTREESHRLGIAEFGTVTHRERRIGGWDGKMAKYSAMINGCTIGAITGIDHVDPECFGATEYSQLTPKALEFLKKAEEDIGVPIKLISTGPEMSQIIDIR is encoded by the coding sequence ATGAGTTGTACAATAATCGTTGGTGGCTTTTTTGGCGACGAAGGCAAAGGAAAGATCGTCGCTCACGTAGCACATAAAGATAAACCTTCAATAATATCACGCGGGGGGGTCGGGCCAAACGCCGGCCATACCGTAAAGGTAAAGGACAACGAATACGGTGTAAGGATGATACCTTCGGGCTTTGTGTACCCCGGCGCAAAGCTTCTTATCGGCAGCGGTGTTCTTGTAGATCCAAACGTTTTAAAGAATGAAGTCGAAAGACTGGGTGTAGAAGACCGTATATTTATTGACGCCAGGTGTGGTATAATAGAAGCCGAGCATATAGCCCAGGACAAGGGCAACGAGTATCTCTCCAAGAAAATAGGCTCCACAGGAACCGGATGCGGCCCTGCAAATGTCGCACGTGTGAACAGAACGGCAAAGCAGGCAAAGGATATTCCGGAGCTTAAAAAATACCTGACTGATGCAGCCGTCGAGATAAACTCCGCACTTGACCGCGGGGAAAACGTTATACTTGAGGGAACACAGGGTTTTGGCATATCGCTTTATTTCGGAACATACCCGTTTGTTACAAGCAAGGACACATCAGCCTCCCAGATCGCAGCAGACAACGGTGTCGGGCCGACGAGGATTGATGACGTAATAGTTGTGTTCAAGGCCTACCCGACACGTGTAGGCGAGGGTCCGTTCGGGACCGAGATGACACGTGAAGAGTCACACCGTCTTGGAATAGCGGAGTTCGGAACTGTTACGCACCGCGAGAGAAGGATAGGCGGGTGGGACGGAAAAATGGCAAAGTACTCGGCAATGATAAACGGGTGCACAATAGGCGCAATAACCGGAATTGATCATGTCGATCCCGAGTGCTTCGGCGCAACGGAGTACAGCCAGCTCACACCAAAGGCTCTGGAGTTTTTAAAGAAAGCTGAAGAGGATATAGGTGTACCTATAAAACTCATCTCTACAGGTCCTGAGATGAGCCAGATAATAGATATAAGATAA